In Pseudonocardia cypriaca, a single genomic region encodes these proteins:
- a CDS encoding isocitrate lyase/PEP mutase family protein, which produces MADLLRSGPAPRARLRELLAGPRPVVAPGAYDALSARLVEQAGFDVVYMTGFGTTASLIGRPDVGLLGGAEMVDNARRIVAAVDVPVIADADTGYGNAINVVRTVRSYEQAGVAGVHLEDQVMPKKCGHMSGKAVIGADEMTGKIRAAVAARHDPDFLVIARTDAAAVEGLDAALDRARAYADAGADLLFVEAPTSEDDTARVARELAGVAPLVFNWAEGGRTPPLPLDRIAELGFALVLFPIGTLLAATAGIRALLATLAADGTPAAALPGVPSFDEFTDLIGLPEIRDLEERFGS; this is translated from the coding sequence GTGGCTGATCTGCTGCGCTCCGGTCCGGCGCCGCGCGCCCGGCTGCGGGAGCTGCTCGCCGGACCCCGGCCCGTGGTCGCTCCGGGCGCCTACGACGCGCTGTCGGCACGCCTCGTGGAACAGGCCGGGTTCGACGTCGTCTACATGACCGGGTTCGGCACCACGGCGTCGCTGATCGGCCGGCCCGACGTCGGGTTGCTCGGCGGCGCCGAGATGGTCGACAACGCGCGGCGGATCGTCGCCGCCGTCGACGTCCCGGTGATCGCCGACGCCGACACCGGCTACGGCAACGCGATCAACGTCGTGCGCACCGTCCGGTCCTACGAGCAGGCCGGCGTGGCCGGGGTGCACCTGGAGGACCAGGTCATGCCCAAGAAGTGCGGACACATGAGCGGCAAGGCCGTGATCGGCGCCGACGAGATGACCGGCAAGATCCGCGCCGCCGTCGCCGCCCGGCACGACCCCGACTTCCTGGTGATCGCCCGCACCGACGCCGCCGCCGTCGAGGGGCTCGACGCCGCGCTCGACCGTGCGCGCGCCTACGCCGACGCCGGCGCCGACCTCCTCTTCGTCGAGGCCCCCACCAGCGAGGACGACACCGCCCGCGTCGCGCGGGAGCTAGCCGGTGTGGCCCCGCTGGTGTTCAACTGGGCGGAGGGCGGCCGGACGCCGCCGCTGCCGCTGGACCGGATCGCGGAGCTCGGGTTCGCGCTGGTGCTGTTCCCGATCGGCACGCTGCTCGCCGCGACTGCTGGTATCCGGGCGCTGCTCGCCACCCTCGCGGCCGACGGCACGCCCGCCGCCGCGCTGCCGGGCGTGCCGTCGTTCGACGAGTTCACCGACCTCATCGGTCTCCCCGAGATCCGCGACCTGGAGGAGCGCTTCGGGTCCTGA
- a CDS encoding metal-dependent transcriptional regulator produces the protein MVTMSRATEDYLKAIYHLAHRGEPVTTGQLANELGVSAPSVSAMVKRLEDGSLLTRPDSRTLQLTASGERAALRVVRRHRLLETFLARVLDVPWDEVHAEAELLEHALSERLEERIDAALGHPTHDPHGDPIPPRDGPHEEGWGEPLDAAPAGSRFHVDRVSDRDSAALRYLGELGIYPGVVLTVEEQAPFGGPRWVRVAENRHALGPALTRLVHGHAEPGE, from the coding sequence ATGGTGACGATGTCCCGGGCGACCGAGGACTACCTCAAGGCGATCTACCACCTCGCCCACCGGGGCGAGCCCGTCACCACGGGACAGCTCGCCAACGAGCTCGGCGTTTCGGCGCCGTCGGTCTCGGCCATGGTGAAGCGGTTGGAGGACGGCAGCCTGCTCACCCGCCCGGACAGCCGCACCCTGCAGCTCACCGCATCGGGCGAACGGGCGGCGCTGCGCGTCGTCCGCCGCCACCGCCTGCTGGAGACGTTCCTCGCCCGCGTGCTCGACGTGCCGTGGGACGAGGTGCACGCCGAGGCCGAGCTCCTGGAGCACGCGCTCTCCGAGCGGCTCGAGGAACGCATCGACGCCGCACTGGGCCATCCCACGCACGACCCGCACGGCGACCCGATCCCACCCCGCGACGGCCCGCACGAGGAGGGCTGGGGCGAGCCCCTCGACGCCGCACCCGCCGGCAGTCGGTTCCACGTAGACCGCGTGTCCGACCGCGACAGCGCCGCCCTGCGCTACCTCGGTGAGCTGGGCATCTACCCGGGCGTCGTGCTCACGGTTGAGGAGCAGGCCCCGTTCGGCGGACCCCGCTGGGTGCGCGTCGCGGAGAACCGGCACGCGCTCGGCCCCGCGCTGACGCGGCTGGTGCACGGTCATGCGGAGCCCGGGGAGTGA
- a CDS encoding GntR family transcriptional regulator has translation MTRTVTSTERALAALRELILHGQFAAGARLGEVELAERLGVSRTPVREALTRLAAEGLVELVPNRGARVASWSVAELEGVFDLRSALEPRLTGLAVPRAAPDDVAVLDELAERMLAVGLPGAHQDLDALVPLNRQFHGRLVVIADQPALATALAGAIHAPIQLRNFHAYDEASLRRSLAHHVEIVAAIRAGDPAWAQAVMTAHIHNARAVMLRAAREQEAP, from the coding sequence GTGACACGAACGGTGACCTCCACCGAACGAGCGCTGGCCGCGTTGCGGGAGCTGATCCTGCACGGCCAGTTCGCGGCGGGTGCCCGGCTCGGCGAGGTCGAGCTCGCCGAACGGCTCGGGGTGAGCCGCACGCCCGTTCGCGAGGCACTCACCCGGCTCGCCGCCGAGGGACTGGTCGAGCTCGTGCCCAACCGCGGGGCCCGCGTCGCGAGCTGGAGCGTCGCCGAGCTCGAGGGCGTGTTCGACCTGCGGTCCGCGCTCGAGCCACGGCTCACCGGGCTCGCCGTCCCGCGCGCCGCGCCCGACGACGTCGCCGTCCTCGACGAGCTCGCGGAGCGGATGCTCGCCGTCGGCCTCCCGGGCGCCCACCAGGACCTCGACGCGCTCGTCCCGCTCAACCGCCAGTTCCACGGGCGCCTGGTCGTGATCGCCGACCAACCGGCCCTCGCCACGGCGCTGGCCGGCGCCATCCACGCCCCGATCCAGCTGCGCAACTTCCACGCCTACGACGAGGCATCACTCCGCCGCAGCCTCGCCCACCACGTCGAGATCGTCGCCGCGATCAGGGCGGGCGACCCGGCGTGGGCGCAGGCCGTCATGACCGCCCACATCCACAACGCCCGCGCCGTGATGCTGCGGGCCGCCCGCGAGCAGGAGGCGCCATGA
- a CDS encoding D-alanine--D-alanine ligase family protein — protein sequence MTQKVRVAVVFGGRSSEHAISCVSAGAVMSHLDPERFEVVPVGITREGAWVLGTSDPRELVISDRALPSVEAGGTALALPGDPTRGGLVVLDPDRAGEVFSGVDVVFPVLHGPFGEDGTIQGLLEMAGVPYVGAGVLASAASMDKEYAKKLLAAEGIPVGDLVVLRRGTDTLTADERERLGLPVFVKPARAGSSVGITRVTDWADLDAAIATAREHDPKVLVEAAIVGREVECAVLEFPDGTVRASVPAEIRIVGTGPDGHKPEFYDFEAKYLDDVCEFDIPAKLDDAVAERLREMAVAAFRAVDGQGLARIDFFVGPDGELTLNEVNTMPGFTPISMYPRAWAVTGIDFETLLTTLVETALARGTGLR from the coding sequence ATGACGCAGAAGGTGCGGGTCGCGGTGGTCTTCGGTGGTCGGAGCAGCGAGCACGCGATCTCCTGCGTCTCCGCCGGTGCCGTGATGTCGCACCTCGACCCCGAGCGCTTCGAGGTCGTCCCGGTCGGCATCACCCGGGAGGGCGCGTGGGTGCTCGGCACCTCGGACCCCCGGGAGCTGGTGATCTCGGACCGCGCCCTGCCGTCGGTCGAGGCGGGCGGCACCGCGCTCGCGCTGCCCGGCGACCCCACCCGCGGCGGGCTCGTCGTCCTCGACCCGGATCGCGCGGGCGAGGTGTTCTCCGGCGTCGACGTCGTGTTCCCCGTGCTGCACGGGCCCTTCGGCGAGGACGGCACGATCCAGGGTCTGCTGGAGATGGCGGGCGTGCCCTACGTCGGGGCGGGCGTGCTGGCCAGCGCGGCGTCGATGGACAAGGAGTACGCGAAGAAGCTCCTCGCGGCCGAGGGGATCCCGGTGGGTGACCTCGTCGTGCTGCGCCGCGGCACCGACACGCTCACCGCCGATGAGCGCGAGCGGCTCGGGCTCCCGGTGTTCGTCAAGCCCGCGCGGGCGGGCTCGTCGGTCGGCATCACCCGCGTCACGGACTGGGCCGACCTCGACGCCGCAATCGCCACCGCCCGCGAGCACGACCCGAAGGTGCTGGTGGAGGCCGCGATCGTCGGGCGCGAGGTCGAGTGCGCCGTGCTGGAGTTCCCCGACGGCACCGTGCGCGCGAGCGTCCCGGCGGAGATCCGGATCGTCGGCACGGGCCCGGACGGGCACAAGCCGGAGTTCTACGACTTCGAGGCCAAGTACCTCGACGACGTCTGCGAGTTCGACATCCCCGCGAAGCTCGACGACGCGGTGGCCGAGCGGCTGCGCGAGATGGCCGTCGCCGCGTTCCGCGCCGTCGACGGGCAGGGCCTGGCGCGCATCGACTTCTTCGTCGGACCCGACGGCGAGCTGACCCTCAACGAGGTCAACACGATGCCCGGCTTCACCCCGATCTCGATGTACCCCCGGGCGTGGGCGGTCACGGGCATCGACTTCGAGACGCTCCTGACGACTCTGGTGGAGACGGCGCTGGCGCGGGGAACCGGCCTGCGCTAG
- a CDS encoding hydantoinase/oxoprolinase family protein, with the protein MSERASESPALGYRLGVDVGGTFTDVLLVEEATGATWRAKTASTPSDQSVGVLNGIGRVCAEAGIALSDVAQVLHGTTVATNAILEGKGATVGLVTTKGFRQVLQIARSFVPGGLAGWIIWPKPEPLAALENTVEVDQRIASDGRVIRPLDEADVRTQLAKLVGVDALAVSLINSFADPAHERRIGEIAAEVLPGVPVSLSSDVLPEMREYERTVTTVANGYVQPQVKRYVETLAGKLADGGVAGELAILRSDGGLSSAGAAVGAPVTMLLSGPAGGVTGAVWVAEQCGVPDLITFDMGGTSTDVALVQGLTPRIGRETKVGDLTVRASSVDVRTVGAGGGSIAHVPQLTKALRVGPQSAGADPGPAAYGRGGTEPTVTDANVVLGYLPPTLAGGEITLDVDAARAAVGKVAEAMGLSSPEAAAAGIVDIVNENMLGGLRLVSVQQGFDPRDFALVAFGGAGPLHANALGKLTGAWPVIVPPSPGVLCALGDATTSARSESARTVLRRFADLTPEDLAAILRELAAEAGARLAAQGVPEAEQTTAFQVDVRYHGQGFEIPVDFAELGGDALGTLAAAFDAEHERLFSFLLTADHELVNARATVSGPRPQVAATHLPDGDGDPAAALVDTHPVHVAGKWVDARVYDRSKLRAGDVVAGPAIVTEMDSTTLVLPAHAATVHPSGSLLIRPQASRTASSRPRELAEAQRRQSDREAR; encoded by the coding sequence ATGAGCGAGCGTGCGAGCGAGTCACCAGCGCTGGGTTACCGGCTCGGTGTCGACGTCGGAGGCACGTTCACGGACGTGCTGCTGGTCGAGGAGGCCACCGGCGCCACCTGGCGGGCGAAGACCGCCTCGACGCCCTCGGACCAGTCGGTCGGTGTCCTCAACGGCATCGGCAGGGTGTGCGCCGAGGCCGGCATCGCGCTCTCCGACGTGGCCCAGGTGCTGCACGGCACCACCGTCGCCACCAACGCGATCCTCGAGGGCAAGGGCGCCACCGTCGGGCTCGTCACCACGAAGGGCTTCCGGCAGGTCCTGCAGATCGCGCGCTCGTTCGTCCCGGGCGGGCTCGCCGGCTGGATCATCTGGCCGAAGCCGGAACCGCTCGCGGCGCTGGAGAACACCGTGGAGGTCGACCAGCGCATCGCATCGGACGGCCGCGTGATCCGCCCGCTCGACGAGGCCGACGTCCGCACCCAGCTCGCGAAGCTCGTGGGTGTCGACGCGCTCGCCGTCTCGCTGATCAACTCCTTCGCCGATCCCGCGCACGAGCGGCGGATCGGCGAGATCGCGGCGGAGGTGCTGCCCGGCGTGCCGGTGTCGCTCTCCTCGGACGTGCTCCCCGAGATGCGCGAGTACGAGCGCACGGTCACCACGGTCGCGAACGGCTACGTCCAGCCGCAGGTGAAGCGCTACGTCGAGACGCTCGCCGGGAAGCTCGCCGACGGCGGCGTGGCGGGCGAGCTCGCGATCCTGCGCAGCGACGGCGGGCTCTCGTCGGCGGGCGCCGCGGTCGGCGCGCCCGTGACGATGCTGCTCTCCGGTCCGGCGGGCGGCGTCACGGGCGCGGTGTGGGTCGCCGAGCAGTGCGGGGTCCCCGACCTGATCACGTTCGACATGGGCGGCACCTCCACCGACGTGGCGCTCGTGCAGGGGCTCACGCCGCGGATCGGCCGCGAGACGAAGGTCGGCGACCTGACCGTGCGCGCCTCCAGCGTCGACGTGCGCACCGTCGGCGCGGGTGGCGGTTCGATCGCGCACGTGCCGCAGCTGACGAAGGCGCTGCGGGTCGGCCCGCAGTCCGCGGGCGCCGACCCGGGCCCCGCCGCGTACGGCAGGGGCGGCACCGAGCCGACGGTCACGGACGCGAACGTCGTGCTCGGCTACCTCCCCCCGACGCTCGCGGGCGGCGAGATCACCCTCGACGTCGACGCAGCTCGGGCCGCGGTGGGCAAGGTCGCCGAGGCGATGGGGTTGTCCAGCCCGGAGGCGGCCGCGGCGGGGATCGTCGACATCGTCAACGAGAACATGCTGGGCGGCCTGCGGCTGGTGTCGGTGCAGCAGGGCTTCGACCCGCGCGACTTCGCCCTCGTCGCGTTCGGCGGGGCCGGCCCGCTGCACGCCAACGCCCTCGGGAAGCTGACCGGGGCCTGGCCGGTGATCGTCCCGCCATCGCCCGGCGTGCTGTGCGCGCTCGGCGACGCGACGACGTCGGCGCGCAGCGAGTCGGCCCGCACCGTGCTGCGCCGGTTCGCCGACCTCACCCCGGAGGACCTCGCGGCGATCCTGCGCGAGCTGGCCGCGGAGGCCGGAGCGCGGCTCGCCGCCCAGGGCGTCCCCGAGGCCGAGCAGACCACCGCCTTCCAGGTGGACGTGCGCTACCACGGCCAGGGTTTCGAGATCCCGGTCGACTTCGCCGAGCTGGGCGGGGACGCACTGGGCACGCTCGCCGCCGCGTTCGACGCCGAGCACGAGCGCCTCTTCTCCTTCCTGCTCACCGCCGACCACGAGCTGGTGAACGCCCGCGCCACCGTGTCCGGGCCGCGCCCGCAGGTGGCCGCCACCCACCTGCCGGACGGCGACGGCGACCCGGCCGCCGCGCTGGTCGACACGCACCCGGTGCACGTGGCCGGGAAGTGGGTGGACGCCCGGGTGTACGACCGTTCGAAGCTGCGGGCGGGCGACGTCGTCGCCGGGCCGGCGATCGTCACCGAGATGGACTCGACCACCCTCGTGCTGCCCGCCCACGCGGCCACCGTGCACCCGTCCGGCAGCCTGCTGATCCGCCCGCAAGCGAGCAGGACGGCGTCTTCCCGGCCCCGCGAGCTCGCCGAAGCGCAGCGAAGGCAATCGGACAGGGAGGCCCGCTGA
- a CDS encoding hydantoinase B/oxoprolinase family protein, translating to MARIIETASGAIERTEVDPVTLDLIENGLRNARYEMDEVLFRTALSPGIREQHDEFPLIGDPSGKMVVGQFGLSVPDFLDGFDGSVEEGDVLLTSDPYACGAAISHANDWLLVMPIYHEGRVVGWASMFGHMSDVGGKTPCSMPTDARTIYEEGVVIPPFKLYAKGVLNEDALRIILNQVRMPDWNRADLNGLVAACRTAGRRVVEMCERFGTATYLSALDALLQRNHDAMKVLLHAVFEEGRTLSFTDYICDDGVGNGPYELKMSLTRTGDKVHIDFTGSSPQAAGPINYYINENLTRMFFGIYMITVADPQILWNDGFYPLVDVTIPEGSYWRPQHPASLNGRNHGVGRVFDLFGGLLGQTNPALLNAAGFSSSPHFMYSGHYSSGERRGEWFQLYSIGFGGIPGRPLGNGPDGHSLWPSFVNIPCEYLESYYPLRIEKWETVADTGGPGLHRGGNGVDVAYVFEEPGTIAIHDDRWLTYPWGVNGGHPGARGRKWVERADGTRQVLPSKCHDVPVSPGDVLHFVTWGGGGWGDPLERDPALVELEVRRGLVTAEGARRYGVVVGDPTATEALRAEMRAARPAELPVFDMGPPIEELLARCEEETGLPAPRRPVWSDA from the coding sequence ATGGCCCGCATCATCGAGACCGCGAGCGGCGCGATCGAGAGGACGGAGGTCGACCCGGTCACCCTCGACCTCATCGAGAACGGGCTGCGCAATGCCCGCTACGAGATGGACGAGGTGCTGTTCCGCACCGCGCTCTCCCCCGGCATCCGCGAGCAGCACGACGAGTTCCCGCTGATCGGCGACCCGAGCGGGAAGATGGTGGTCGGCCAGTTCGGCCTTTCCGTACCCGACTTCCTCGACGGGTTCGACGGCAGCGTCGAGGAGGGCGACGTCCTGCTGACGTCCGACCCGTACGCGTGCGGTGCCGCGATCAGCCACGCCAACGACTGGCTGCTCGTCATGCCGATCTACCACGAGGGCCGGGTGGTGGGCTGGGCGTCGATGTTCGGGCACATGTCCGACGTCGGCGGCAAGACGCCGTGCTCGATGCCCACCGACGCCCGCACCATCTACGAGGAGGGCGTGGTGATCCCGCCCTTCAAGCTGTACGCGAAGGGCGTGCTCAACGAGGACGCGCTGCGGATCATCCTCAACCAGGTGCGGATGCCCGACTGGAACCGCGCCGACCTCAACGGTCTCGTCGCGGCCTGCCGCACGGCGGGCAGGCGGGTGGTGGAGATGTGCGAGCGGTTCGGCACCGCCACCTACCTGTCGGCGCTCGACGCGCTGCTGCAGCGCAACCACGACGCGATGAAGGTGCTGCTGCACGCGGTCTTCGAGGAGGGCCGCACGCTGAGCTTCACCGACTACATCTGCGACGACGGCGTCGGCAACGGCCCCTACGAGCTGAAGATGTCGCTCACCCGCACCGGCGACAAGGTCCACATCGACTTCACCGGTTCCAGCCCGCAGGCCGCGGGCCCGATCAACTACTACATCAACGAGAACCTCACCCGGATGTTCTTCGGCATCTACATGATCACGGTCGCCGACCCGCAGATCCTGTGGAACGACGGGTTCTACCCGCTCGTCGACGTCACGATCCCCGAGGGCTCGTACTGGCGGCCACAGCACCCGGCATCGCTCAACGGGCGGAACCACGGCGTCGGCCGGGTGTTCGACCTGTTCGGCGGCCTGCTCGGGCAGACCAACCCGGCCCTGCTCAACGCGGCGGGCTTCTCGTCGTCGCCGCACTTCATGTACTCCGGGCACTACTCGTCGGGCGAGCGGAGGGGTGAGTGGTTCCAGCTGTACTCGATCGGCTTCGGCGGGATCCCCGGCCGTCCCCTCGGCAACGGGCCGGACGGCCACTCGCTGTGGCCGAGCTTCGTCAACATCCCGTGCGAGTACCTGGAGTCGTACTACCCGCTGCGGATCGAGAAGTGGGAGACGGTCGCCGACACCGGCGGGCCCGGGCTGCACCGCGGCGGCAACGGCGTCGACGTCGCCTACGTCTTCGAGGAGCCGGGCACGATCGCGATCCACGACGACCGCTGGCTGACCTACCCGTGGGGCGTCAACGGCGGCCACCCCGGTGCCCGCGGCCGGAAGTGGGTCGAGCGGGCGGACGGCACCCGCCAGGTCCTGCCCAGCAAGTGCCACGACGTGCCGGTCTCCCCCGGTGACGTGCTGCACTTCGTCACCTGGGGCGGCGGTGGGTGGGGCGATCCCCTCGAACGCGACCCCGCCCTCGTCGAGCTGGAGGTCCGGCGCGGGCTCGTCACCGCCGAGGGCGCGCGGCGGTACGGCGTGGTCGTCGGCGACCCCACGGCGACGGAGGCGCTGCGCGCCGAGATGCGGGCGGCTCGGCCCGCGGAGCTGCCCGTGTTCGACATGGGCCCACCGATCGAGGAGCTGCTCGCCCGCTGCGAGGAGGAGACGGGCCTCCCCGCGCCGAGGCGCCCGGTCTGGTCGGACGCATGA